The Burkholderia cepacia ATCC 25416 genome includes a window with the following:
- a CDS encoding malate/lactate/ureidoglycolate dehydrogenase: MTALPTPDTEPLRMRAEPLHAFVAALWERAGSSEREARLVADHLVGANLAGHDSHGIGMIPNYVASWREGQLQLNGHASIVRDGGAVLTIDGGRGFGQVIAFEAMVEGIERARRMGICAIGLRDVHHLGRIGHWAEQCARAGLVSFHFVNVPGDLLVAPLHGTDPRFGTNPFCAAYPRVGRPPLLLDFATSAIAYGKTRVAHNQRKRVPAGSLIDHRGQPTDDPAVMHEQPFGALLPFGLHKGYALAAMCEIFGGALVGGHTTYGDTLQKTSAIVNGMLSVLIDPKAFDAADAEREADAFVAWAKASPQAGDAPVQVPGEPEETSRAARGAGGIPVDRATWRQIRESASAVGFDDAALDAWTQRCTERA; this comes from the coding sequence ATGACCGCCTTGCCGACGCCCGATACCGAACCGCTGCGCATGCGCGCCGAACCGCTGCATGCATTCGTCGCGGCACTCTGGGAACGGGCCGGCAGCAGCGAGCGGGAGGCACGGCTCGTCGCCGATCATCTGGTCGGCGCGAATCTCGCGGGCCACGATTCGCACGGGATCGGGATGATCCCGAACTACGTCGCGTCGTGGCGGGAAGGGCAGTTGCAGTTGAACGGGCACGCGTCAATCGTCCGCGACGGCGGCGCGGTGCTGACGATCGACGGCGGGCGCGGCTTCGGCCAGGTGATCGCGTTCGAGGCGATGGTCGAAGGGATCGAGCGTGCGCGGCGCATGGGCATCTGCGCGATCGGGTTGCGCGACGTGCATCATCTCGGCCGCATCGGGCACTGGGCCGAGCAGTGCGCGCGCGCGGGGCTCGTGTCGTTCCATTTCGTCAACGTGCCGGGCGACCTGCTGGTCGCGCCGCTGCACGGCACCGATCCGCGCTTCGGCACGAACCCGTTCTGCGCCGCGTATCCGCGTGTGGGCAGGCCGCCGCTGCTGCTCGATTTCGCGACGAGCGCGATCGCGTACGGCAAGACGCGCGTCGCGCACAACCAGCGCAAGCGCGTGCCGGCCGGGTCGCTGATCGACCATCGCGGCCAGCCGACCGACGATCCGGCCGTGATGCACGAGCAGCCGTTCGGTGCGCTGCTGCCGTTCGGGCTGCACAAGGGGTACGCGCTGGCGGCGATGTGCGAGATTTTCGGCGGTGCGCTCGTCGGCGGGCATACGACCTACGGCGACACGCTGCAGAAGACGAGCGCGATCGTCAACGGGATGCTGTCGGTGCTGATCGACCCGAAGGCATTCGATGCGGCCGATGCGGAGCGTGAAGCCGATGCGTTCGTCGCATGGGCCAAGGCGTCGCCGCAGGCCGGTGACGCGCCGGTACAGGTGCCGGGCGAGCCGGAAGAGACGAGCCGCGCGGCGCGCGGGGCCGGCGGCATTCCGGTCGACCGCGCGACGTGGCGGCAGATTCGCGAGAGCGCGTCCGCGGTCGGCTTCGACGACGCGGCGCTCGACGCGTGGACGCAGCGTTGCACGGAGCGTGCATGA